In Amycolatopsis sp. EV170708-02-1, the following are encoded in one genomic region:
- a CDS encoding relaxase domain-containing protein: MPLLRHNPERAGSTRSANTAAPPDRSALAVPPGARDITLAAPKSVSVPASFLSPEDERLNAVFTGHESAVLDVLSWLDENAAFAHSGTDTFGCRGLNTMVVLHTSSARRHPHIHSHVLVDPTVTGMDGRPYPVDWDVFEQALIAAAPLYRASLRHNLVQSLGVTWTRDHHGSEWQIAGVPEALLFQWPDTTCDFPSFHEVR, encoded by the coding sequence GTGCCCTTGTTGCGCCACAATCCCGAACGAGCCGGCTCTACCCGATCGGCCAACACCGCCGCGCCGCCTGACCGGAGTGCTCTCGCGGTTCCGCCAGGAGCTCGCGACATCACGCTTGCAGCACCGAAGTCGGTATCCGTGCCGGCGTCATTCCTCTCCCCGGAGGACGAGCGACTGAACGCCGTCTTCACCGGCCACGAGTCAGCGGTACTCGACGTTCTTTCCTGGCTCGACGAAAATGCGGCATTCGCACACAGCGGGACGGATACATTCGGCTGCCGGGGGCTGAACACCATGGTGGTCCTGCACACCAGCAGCGCCCGCCGGCACCCGCACATCCACTCCCACGTCCTGGTCGATCCCACCGTCACGGGCATGGACGGTCGCCCATACCCGGTGGACTGGGACGTGTTCGAGCAGGCGCTCATTGCCGCGGCTCCGCTGTACAGAGCCTCACTGCGACACAATCTCGTCCAATCACTCGGCGTGACTTGGACTCGCGACCACCACGGGAGCGAGTGGCAGATCGCCGGCGTTCCCGAGGCACTGCTGTTTCAATGGCCGGACACAACCTGCGACTTCCCGTCATTTCACGAAGTCCGGTAA
- a CDS encoding acyl-CoA synthetase: MLLTSLGSGQDLERAVVVGDEVLSRSGLADRACRFAAAIPDAGPIAVLATPTMDTVVAVTGCLLAGVPVVPVPPDSGPAELSHMIRDSGATAWSGDLPPCVDLPTITPGRTAIAPRAVDPERTAMLVYTSGTTGAPKGVQLSGAAIAAGLDGLFTAWDWTPDDTVVHGLPLFHVHGLVLGVLGSLRRGSRVVHTVAPRPDRYAATDGTMYFGVPTVWNRIAQDPRSAHALRKARLLVSGSAPLPSPLFEAIAELTGQSPVERYGMSETMITVSAQASGERRAGWVGLPIPGAETRLMSPSEDDAGPVPDDGRTVGALQVRGPMLFSGYLGRPDATAEAWTEDGWFRTGDLAVRDPGGFHRIVGRESTDLIKSGGYRIGAGEIEAALMDHPSVVDVAVVGVPDPDLGQKIIAFVISPDRDGQVLIDHVAQRLSRHKRPREVVFLDELPRNQMGKVVKQRLRPR, translated from the coding sequence TTGTTACTCACCTCGCTTGGTTCAGGACAAGACCTCGAGCGCGCCGTCGTCGTCGGAGACGAAGTGCTGTCGAGGTCCGGGCTGGCCGATCGGGCCTGCCGGTTCGCGGCCGCGATCCCCGACGCCGGGCCGATCGCGGTCCTGGCGACGCCGACGATGGACACGGTCGTCGCCGTGACCGGCTGCCTGCTCGCCGGCGTACCGGTGGTGCCGGTCCCCCCGGACTCCGGTCCCGCCGAGCTGTCGCACATGATCCGCGACTCGGGTGCGACGGCCTGGTCCGGCGACCTCCCGCCGTGTGTCGATCTGCCGACGATCACTCCCGGCCGGACCGCGATAGCGCCGCGAGCCGTCGATCCGGAGCGAACGGCGATGCTCGTCTACACCTCCGGGACGACAGGTGCGCCGAAAGGCGTGCAGCTGTCCGGCGCCGCGATCGCCGCCGGCTTGGACGGCCTGTTCACCGCCTGGGACTGGACTCCGGACGACACCGTCGTACACGGTCTGCCGCTGTTCCACGTCCATGGCCTCGTGCTGGGGGTGCTCGGCTCGCTGCGGCGAGGATCCCGTGTCGTGCACACGGTGGCGCCGCGCCCGGATCGGTACGCGGCCACCGACGGCACCATGTACTTCGGCGTCCCGACCGTGTGGAACCGGATAGCGCAGGACCCTCGGTCGGCTCATGCCCTGCGCAAGGCCCGGCTGCTGGTGTCCGGGAGCGCGCCCTTGCCGTCCCCCTTGTTCGAAGCCATCGCGGAATTGACCGGGCAGTCGCCGGTCGAGCGTTACGGCATGTCCGAAACCATGATCACGGTGAGCGCGCAGGCGTCGGGCGAACGGCGCGCCGGCTGGGTCGGCCTACCGATTCCCGGTGCCGAAACGCGGTTGATGTCACCCTCGGAGGACGACGCGGGCCCGGTCCCGGACGACGGCCGAACCGTCGGCGCGCTCCAGGTCCGCGGCCCGATGCTGTTCAGCGGCTACCTCGGCCGACCGGACGCCACCGCGGAAGCCTGGACCGAGGACGGCTGGTTCCGCACCGGCGACCTGGCCGTCCGCGATCCCGGCGGCTTCCACCGGATCGTCGGACGCGAGTCCACCGACCTGATCAAGTCGGGCGGCTATCGCATCGGGGCGGGCGAGATCGAGGCGGCGCTGATGGACCATCCCTCGGTCGTCGATGTCGCGGTGGTCGGAGTCCCGGACCCCGACCTCGGCCAGAAGATCATCGCGTTCGTGATCAGTCCCGATCGTGACGGCCAAGTTCTCATCGATCACGTCGCCCAACGCCTGTCCCGGCACAAGCGGCCCCGCGAGGTCGTGTTCCTCGACGAGCTGCCGCGCAACCAGATGGGCAAAGTCGTCAAACAGCGGCTGAGGCCGCGATAG
- a CDS encoding ABC transporter transmembrane domain-containing protein, whose product MWSTIKLFLGLRPRAWVEIAGLVGLMLLITATYVGQGLMIADLLFKAFSSGDIGGLLASLAVIGVLQLARIGLIVVRDWWAPRVSARVKEAVREGLTLKLMEIGPGQAQRMRTGDLQSTLVDSVELLDPLVGRFVPSVVASVLGSCLASVYVIAVDPLVGLVVLACALLAPLSKLFGNRRSGNVAGAGWCPTAACTPRAWTRCREWGHSRRSTPADGAAARSSSGARRSAGTPSG is encoded by the coding sequence GTGTGGTCGACGATCAAGTTGTTCCTGGGCTTGCGTCCGCGGGCTTGGGTGGAGATAGCCGGTCTTGTCGGCCTGATGCTGCTGATCACGGCGACGTATGTCGGCCAGGGCCTGATGATCGCGGATCTGCTGTTCAAGGCCTTCTCCTCCGGTGACATCGGTGGTCTGCTGGCGTCTTTGGCTGTCATCGGTGTGCTGCAGCTGGCGCGTATCGGCTTGATCGTCGTCCGGGACTGGTGGGCGCCCCGGGTGTCGGCGCGGGTGAAGGAGGCGGTGCGCGAAGGGCTGACTCTCAAGCTGATGGAGATCGGGCCCGGCCAGGCGCAGCGGATGCGCACCGGGGATCTTCAGTCGACGCTGGTGGACTCGGTGGAGCTGCTCGACCCGCTGGTGGGCCGGTTCGTGCCGTCCGTGGTGGCGTCGGTGCTGGGGTCCTGCCTGGCTTCGGTGTACGTGATCGCGGTCGATCCGTTGGTGGGCCTGGTCGTGCTCGCGTGCGCCTTGCTGGCGCCACTGTCCAAGTTGTTCGGGAACAGGCGATCAGGGAACGTGGCGGGCGCTGGATGGTGTCCTACCGCGGCATGTACTCCGAGAGCCTGGACGCGGTGCAGGGAATGGGGACACTCAAGGCGTTCAACGCCAGCGGACGGCGCGGCCGCGAGATCGTCGAGCGGGGCGAGGCGTTCTGCCGGGACTCCATCCGGCTGA
- a CDS encoding IclR family transcriptional regulator, translating to MTTNSVLSAIKVLEAVGESQPVGLSELARTVGLPKSTVQRTLRTLEEVGWCRTDDAARWQLTYRAFAVGNQARDAGGLRERALPILHELQLGTGETIHLAAADGRELVLLERLDTAHSLRAFLPLGYRIPLNASATGQAYLAACTDLEVDAYLEGGALEERTRRTIVDPDALRTRLAEIRARGWSLNQEGLSDGIVAVGAAILDADGRPIGAVSVSGPTVRMTEAVFDDHGRAVAEAAYRITRGLGTAL from the coding sequence ATGACGACGAATAGCGTTCTCTCGGCGATCAAGGTGCTGGAGGCGGTGGGCGAGTCGCAGCCCGTCGGCCTGTCCGAACTGGCTCGCACCGTCGGACTCCCGAAGAGCACGGTGCAGCGGACTCTGCGGACGCTCGAGGAGGTCGGGTGGTGCCGCACCGACGACGCCGCCCGCTGGCAGCTGACGTATCGGGCGTTCGCCGTCGGGAACCAGGCGCGTGACGCCGGGGGGCTGCGGGAACGCGCGCTGCCGATCCTGCACGAGCTTCAGCTCGGCACCGGGGAGACCATCCACCTGGCCGCTGCCGACGGCCGGGAACTGGTGCTTCTCGAACGGCTCGACACCGCGCATTCCTTGCGCGCGTTCCTGCCGCTGGGCTACCGCATCCCGCTCAACGCCTCCGCCACCGGGCAGGCGTATCTGGCGGCGTGCACCGATCTCGAAGTCGACGCCTACCTCGAAGGTGGCGCGCTGGAGGAACGTACCCGGCGCACCATCGTCGATCCGGATGCGCTGCGTACCCGGCTGGCGGAAATCCGGGCCCGTGGCTGGTCGCTCAACCAGGAAGGCCTCAGCGACGGCATCGTCGCTGTCGGCGCGGCGATCCTGGACGCGGACGGCCGCCCGATCGGCGCCGTGTCCGTGTCCGGCCCCACCGTGCGGATGACCGAGGCGGTGTTCGACGACCACGGCCGCGCCGTCGCGGAGGCGGCATATCGGATCACCCGGGGGCTCGGCACGGCCCTGTGA
- a CDS encoding PLP-dependent cysteine synthase family protein, translating to MPDGDLREGQAMIKDRVSDLVGRTPLIRLAVADGAGTVLLKMEQYNPTGTAKIRMARNMVDEAEEQGLLAPGGWLVEATSGNTGIGLALIAAERGYKFTAVVDNHASIDKLRGMLAYGAELLNVSGDEDGLATAERYATARRLAAEQGAFCTAQDSNPGNPNGYRPLARELRDDLGEDIDYLFGAVGTGGSLSGTGRALREHIPDLRIIGVEPVGSIAFGGEEAPYHQTGTGTPEVSEICDVLDYDLIDEGIKVSDSEAFETCRYLARNFGILIGGSAGGVVYKALERARTAGPETTIVVLVCDGGERYLDTVYNDEWMAAKGLFDEQVADRLAAMLRPAPADAIRKAPAEIH from the coding sequence GTGCCTGACGGAGATCTGCGCGAAGGGCAAGCGATGATCAAGGACAGGGTGTCCGATCTGGTCGGGCGAACGCCGCTGATCAGACTGGCGGTGGCGGACGGGGCGGGAACGGTCCTGCTGAAGATGGAGCAGTACAACCCCACCGGCACCGCCAAGATCCGGATGGCCAGGAACATGGTGGACGAGGCCGAGGAGCAGGGACTGCTCGCCCCCGGCGGCTGGCTGGTCGAGGCCACCTCCGGCAACACCGGGATCGGTTTGGCGCTCATCGCCGCCGAACGTGGCTACAAGTTCACCGCCGTGGTCGACAACCACGCCAGTATCGACAAATTGCGCGGCATGCTCGCCTACGGCGCCGAACTGCTCAATGTCTCCGGGGACGAGGACGGCCTGGCCACCGCCGAACGCTACGCCACTGCTCGACGGCTCGCCGCGGAGCAGGGCGCCTTCTGCACCGCGCAGGACAGCAATCCGGGAAATCCCAACGGATATCGGCCACTCGCCCGCGAGTTGCGTGACGACCTTGGCGAGGACATCGATTACCTGTTCGGAGCGGTCGGCACCGGCGGTTCGCTGTCCGGCACCGGCCGCGCCCTGCGGGAACACATCCCGGATCTGAGGATCATCGGTGTCGAGCCGGTGGGTTCCATCGCTTTCGGCGGCGAAGAAGCGCCCTACCACCAAACCGGCACCGGCACACCGGAAGTCTCGGAAATCTGCGACGTCCTCGACTACGACCTGATCGACGAAGGGATCAAGGTCAGCGACTCGGAGGCCTTCGAGACCTGCCGCTATCTGGCAAGGAATTTCGGAATTCTGATCGGGGGCTCGGCGGGCGGCGTGGTGTACAAGGCCTTGGAACGCGCGCGGACCGCCGGACCCGAGACCACCATCGTCGTCCTGGTGTGCGACGGCGGTGAACGGTACTTGGACACCGTGTACAACGACGAGTGGATGGCGGCCAAGGGCCTGTTCGACGAGCAGGTCGCCGACCGGCTCGCCGCCATGCTGCGGCCCGCCCCGGCCGACGCCATCAGGAAGGCGCCCGCGGAAATCCACTGA
- a CDS encoding SLC13 family permease, translated as MTVQIVALTIFAAVFVIAEIRRTHIGIAMFAAAAAMGLLAGVPLDDIVSGYPIDILILLVGVTFFFGIAKSNGTIERLVDRALVFVRGRTGALPVAFFVLTGLISAMGSPLGGLVMAPIGMSVAHRRGIDPMLMALAIGTGLSAGGFAPTSLFGIVTWGTADSAGIELDPLVLFAVAIGVNLLLLAAAYLMFGSRGDRRTLPSDDDVADPAGIPPLRAIHVITAFAVLGLLAVVVVLALRDSRPDVGVLAFGFGAVLALIDPESGRTALKEIDWSTVLLVGGIITYVGVLQKIGAIDLLGDLASGPSAPIFAALVICAVSGLVSAFASTTGILAALVPLAIPLVQHGDLPGWALICALALCSSIVDISPFSTVGAALVATTVDPEARPRVTALLTRYGLTMVVLGPVVLVGVLVLPAMAL; from the coding sequence ATGACCGTGCAGATCGTGGCGTTGACGATATTCGCGGCCGTGTTCGTGATCGCCGAGATCCGCCGCACGCATATCGGTATCGCGATGTTCGCCGCCGCCGCGGCGATGGGGCTGCTCGCGGGTGTGCCGCTCGACGACATCGTCAGCGGCTATCCCATCGACATCCTGATCCTGCTGGTCGGGGTGACGTTCTTCTTCGGGATCGCCAAGTCCAACGGCACGATCGAACGACTCGTCGACCGGGCACTGGTCTTCGTCCGGGGCCGGACCGGAGCGCTGCCCGTGGCCTTCTTCGTCCTCACCGGGCTGATCTCGGCGATGGGTTCCCCGCTCGGCGGCCTGGTGATGGCCCCGATCGGCATGTCGGTGGCACACCGGCGCGGGATCGACCCGATGTTGATGGCGCTCGCGATCGGCACGGGGTTGTCGGCCGGCGGGTTCGCTCCGACCTCCCTGTTCGGCATCGTCACCTGGGGCACCGCCGATTCGGCCGGTATCGAACTCGACCCGCTCGTCCTGTTCGCCGTCGCGATCGGCGTGAACCTGCTGCTACTCGCGGCGGCCTACCTGATGTTCGGCTCCCGAGGCGACCGGCGGACCCTGCCCTCGGACGACGACGTGGCCGACCCGGCCGGGATCCCGCCGCTGCGGGCGATCCACGTCATCACCGCCTTCGCCGTGCTGGGCCTGCTCGCCGTGGTCGTCGTGCTCGCGCTGCGGGACAGCCGGCCCGATGTCGGCGTACTCGCCTTCGGGTTCGGCGCGGTCCTCGCGCTGATCGACCCGGAGAGCGGCCGGACCGCGCTCAAGGAGATCGACTGGTCGACCGTGCTGCTGGTGGGCGGAATCATCACCTACGTCGGTGTCCTGCAGAAGATCGGCGCCATCGACCTCCTCGGCGACCTCGCCTCCGGCCCGAGCGCGCCGATCTTCGCCGCACTCGTGATCTGCGCGGTCAGCGGCCTGGTGTCGGCCTTCGCCTCCACGACCGGCATCCTCGCCGCCCTGGTCCCGCTCGCCATCCCCCTGGTGCAGCACGGGGATCTGCCGGGCTGGGCGCTGATCTGCGCACTGGCCCTCTGTTCCTCCATTGTGGACATTTCCCCCTTCTCGACGGTGGGTGCGGCGCTGGTCGCGACCACCGTCGATCCCGAAGCGCGGCCCCGCGTGACCGCGTTGCTGACCAGGTACGGCCTCACCATGGTCGTGCTCGGGCCGGTCGTCCTGGTCGGCGTGCTCGTGTTGCCCGCGATGGCGCTCTGA
- a CDS encoding ABC transporter ATP-binding protein produces MGTLKAFNASGRRGREIVERGEAFCRDSIRLMIAWCGTSSIGALMVPIGTTAAVGLGAWHAATGAVSIAGLFTILMLTRETFRPMTELEAAYHSAYHAIPAGRAVADVLRLEPDARDTATTAPALRQNPPGLEFTDLRFCYPTRRAPALDGFSLTVAPGERVAIVGRSGAGKSTVLGLMMRYFDVDAGSIRVDGRDISEFPLAHLRSLIGVVAQDTYLFHGTIRENLLLAKPDATDEEIRRAVTAAQAADFIDRLPQGFDTIVGERGLKLSGGERQRIAIARALLKDAPVLILDEPTSSIDAANEAEITEALGELTRGRTTIIIAHRLSTVRDADRIVVMDSGRVAEFGSHPDLLARKGLYAELVATQTGVPA; encoded by the coding sequence ATGGGGACACTCAAGGCGTTCAACGCCAGCGGACGGCGCGGCCGCGAGATCGTCGAGCGGGGCGAGGCGTTCTGCCGGGACTCCATCCGGCTGATGATCGCCTGGTGCGGGACATCGAGCATCGGCGCCCTGATGGTGCCGATCGGCACGACCGCCGCCGTGGGCCTGGGTGCCTGGCACGCGGCCACCGGCGCGGTGAGCATCGCCGGGCTGTTCACCATCCTGATGCTGACCCGCGAGACCTTCCGGCCCATGACCGAGCTGGAGGCGGCGTATCACTCGGCGTACCACGCCATCCCGGCCGGACGCGCGGTCGCCGACGTGCTGCGCCTGGAACCGGACGCGCGGGACACCGCGACCACGGCCCCGGCGCTGCGGCAGAACCCTCCGGGCCTGGAGTTCACCGATCTCCGGTTCTGCTACCCGACCCGGCGTGCTCCGGCTCTCGACGGGTTCAGCCTGACCGTCGCACCGGGGGAGCGGGTGGCCATCGTCGGCCGGTCCGGAGCGGGCAAGAGCACCGTGCTCGGACTGATGATGCGGTACTTCGACGTCGACGCGGGCTCCATCCGCGTCGATGGTCGCGACATCTCCGAATTCCCGTTGGCGCACCTGCGATCCTTGATCGGCGTCGTGGCGCAGGACACCTACCTGTTCCACGGCACGATCCGGGAGAACCTGCTGCTCGCCAAACCGGACGCCACCGACGAGGAGATCCGGCGTGCGGTGACGGCGGCTCAGGCGGCCGATTTCATCGACCGCCTGCCTCAGGGTTTCGACACGATCGTCGGCGAACGCGGCCTGAAACTGTCCGGTGGCGAGCGCCAGCGCATCGCGATCGCCCGCGCCCTGCTGAAAGACGCTCCCGTACTCATCCTCGACGAGCCGACATCGAGTATCGACGCCGCCAACGAAGCGGAGATCACCGAGGCCCTCGGCGAGCTGACCCGCGGCCGCACGACGATCATCATCGCCCACCGGCTGTCCACGGTGCGCGACGCCGACCGGATCGTGGTGATGGACTCCGGCCGGGTGGCCGAATTCGGCAGCCACCCGGATCTGTTGGCACGCAAGGGCCTTTACGCCGAACTCGTCGCGACCCAGACTGGAGTGCCGGCATGA
- a CDS encoding ABC transporter ATP-binding protein: MTSTIHIHEHGHGHSHSEAGPPRSDRSLVARLRSLMPLLGEHRRLITVAYLAGVLHQLLLLASSGIGAYVVARAASGASLEQLTGWLITLACLILPLVVLSIADNTYAHVAAFRALADTRAKVFAAFERLSPGYMLERRSGDLGSAAVSDVEQIELFFAHTLSPLAVASTVPVATTVALGWFHWSLACVLVPILILLASVPAWLRRQAELHGNELRDSLGRMSADSTDTFQGLRELVNFGAHSQRLGLLRKQSVRLAKAKSAHGRRSGIEYAATDTIALLGILVVLVLGARLVIAGELDRSLFPVAVVLASMAMLPVLKVTEVARELSMVASSADRINTLLDAPAPVTDLVSRPPEGPVVPHVRFTDVTFAYRSDLRPAVRDISFEVRPGETVALVGRSGAGKSTCANLLLRFWDVTGGSVSVGGHDVRDFPQEDLRGLMTLVPQDTFLFNTSLRDNIRLGRADASDDEVEAAARAAQAHEFITTLPNGYDTVAGELGALMSGGQRQRIAIARALLKDAPILVMDEAVSNLDAASEQAVTEAMDEARHGRTTLVIAHRLSTIRTADRIVVISDGRVAETGTHEELVARNGAYVELLASQLEGFIETEDAS; the protein is encoded by the coding sequence ATGACCTCGACCATCCACATCCACGAGCACGGCCACGGCCACAGCCACAGCGAAGCCGGGCCGCCGAGGTCGGACCGGTCGCTCGTCGCCAGGCTGCGGAGCCTGATGCCCCTGCTGGGGGAGCACCGCCGGCTCATCACGGTGGCCTACCTGGCCGGGGTGCTGCACCAGCTGCTCCTGCTCGCATCGTCCGGGATCGGCGCGTACGTGGTCGCGCGGGCGGCGTCGGGGGCCTCGCTGGAGCAGCTCACCGGCTGGCTGATCACGCTCGCCTGCCTGATCCTTCCGTTGGTGGTCCTGAGCATCGCCGACAACACGTACGCGCATGTCGCGGCCTTCCGCGCGCTGGCCGACACCCGGGCGAAGGTGTTCGCCGCCTTCGAACGGCTCTCGCCCGGCTACATGCTCGAACGGCGGTCCGGTGACCTCGGCTCGGCCGCGGTCTCCGACGTCGAACAGATCGAGCTGTTCTTCGCCCACACGCTCAGCCCGCTGGCCGTCGCGTCGACCGTCCCGGTGGCCACCACGGTCGCGCTGGGCTGGTTCCACTGGTCGCTGGCCTGTGTTCTGGTGCCGATCCTGATCCTGCTCGCCTCGGTCCCGGCCTGGTTGCGGCGTCAGGCCGAACTGCACGGGAACGAATTGCGTGACTCTCTCGGCCGGATGAGCGCCGACAGCACCGACACCTTCCAGGGCTTGCGCGAACTGGTGAATTTCGGCGCGCACTCGCAGCGGCTCGGGTTGCTGCGCAAACAGAGTGTCCGGCTGGCCAAGGCGAAATCCGCGCACGGGCGCCGCAGCGGTATCGAGTACGCCGCCACGGACACCATCGCCCTGCTGGGGATTCTCGTGGTGCTCGTCCTGGGCGCACGGCTCGTCATCGCGGGCGAGCTCGACCGCTCGCTCTTCCCGGTCGCCGTCGTGCTCGCCTCGATGGCGATGCTGCCGGTGCTGAAGGTGACCGAGGTGGCGCGCGAGCTGTCGATGGTCGCGTCGTCGGCCGATCGCATCAACACGCTGCTCGACGCGCCCGCCCCGGTCACCGATCTGGTCAGCCGCCCGCCGGAGGGGCCGGTCGTGCCGCATGTCCGCTTCACCGACGTCACTTTCGCCTACCGCAGCGATCTTCGGCCCGCTGTACGGGACATCAGCTTCGAGGTCCGTCCCGGCGAGACCGTCGCACTGGTCGGACGCTCCGGCGCCGGCAAATCGACCTGCGCCAACCTGCTGCTGAGGTTCTGGGACGTCACCGGCGGATCGGTTTCCGTCGGCGGGCACGACGTCCGCGACTTCCCCCAGGAAGACCTGCGCGGCCTCATGACCCTGGTACCGCAGGACACCTTCCTGTTCAACACCAGTCTGCGCGACAACATCCGCCTCGGCCGCGCCGACGCCTCCGACGACGAGGTCGAGGCCGCGGCACGGGCCGCGCAGGCCCACGAGTTCATCACGACACTGCCGAACGGCTACGACACCGTCGCGGGCGAACTCGGCGCCCTCATGTCCGGTGGCCAACGGCAACGGATCGCGATCGCGCGAGCGCTGCTGAAGGACGCTCCCATCCTGGTCATGGACGAAGCCGTGTCCAACCTCGACGCCGCCAGCGAGCAGGCGGTGACGGAGGCGATGGACGAAGCCCGGCACGGCCGCACCACCCTGGTGATCGCCCACCGGCTCTCCACCATCCGCACCGCGGACCGGATCGTCGTCATCTCCGATGGACGCGTCGCCGAAACCGGCACGCACGAAGAACTCGTCGCGCGCAACGGTGCCTATGTCGAACTGCTCGCCTCGCAACTCGAAGGATTCATCGAGACCGAGGACGCTTCCTGA